From Pontibacillus yanchengensis, the proteins below share one genomic window:
- a CDS encoding ABC transporter substrate-binding protein produces MKRMQWKFMVPVFILSLILSACGADSETKGEEESEEGNGKVNLQIAIEATGDIPAEFQKQIDRFNEQNDENISVKIRTFSGGDSYNQALMGQVAGGVAPDIFLLDGGQRTKTFADSDAILPLSELASNHNLDLNNFQDTLMDAFKVDEKLYAIPKDYNTTALFYHKDLLKEAGVQPPKTWEELRSAAKKLTTEDRYGFGINPQINYFLPFVESAGANVITSSGLQNDALKSEEHQKALEYMSTLFNEDKTAASPQMVGAGWDGEMFANKKVAMLYAGSWVTGVLDENSNVGAVPLPVKDEKASMLYTAGWVISKKSENPEAAMKLIKFLSSDEELVKGNKAGLIGLPPTKSAMDKLVKEKKNDPFLDVYSKVVEYGTPFGWLNPKFVDEYNKKMEVLMYKPGEITPEEVANQLAK; encoded by the coding sequence ATGAAGCGAATGCAGTGGAAGTTCATGGTACCGGTATTTATTTTATCTTTGATCCTATCGGCTTGTGGTGCAGATTCTGAAACAAAAGGAGAGGAAGAGAGTGAGGAAGGCAACGGTAAGGTAAACCTTCAAATCGCTATTGAAGCAACTGGTGATATTCCTGCAGAATTCCAAAAGCAGATTGATCGTTTTAATGAACAAAACGATGAAAATATATCAGTGAAAATTCGTACATTTAGTGGTGGCGACTCTTATAACCAAGCACTCATGGGACAAGTAGCTGGAGGCGTAGCTCCTGATATCTTTTTATTAGATGGAGGTCAAAGGACTAAAACATTCGCTGATTCTGATGCAATTCTTCCTTTATCCGAATTGGCGTCGAATCATAATCTTGATTTAAATAATTTTCAAGATACATTAATGGATGCCTTTAAAGTAGATGAAAAACTCTATGCTATACCTAAGGATTACAATACAACAGCACTTTTCTACCATAAAGACTTACTAAAAGAAGCAGGTGTCCAGCCACCAAAAACTTGGGAAGAACTTAGAAGTGCAGCGAAAAAGTTAACGACTGAAGACCGTTATGGGTTTGGAATCAATCCTCAAATCAATTACTTTTTACCATTTGTTGAATCAGCAGGTGCTAATGTTATTACATCCTCTGGACTTCAGAATGACGCTCTTAAGTCTGAGGAACATCAGAAAGCTTTAGAATATATGTCCACTCTATTTAATGAGGATAAGACAGCAGCCTCTCCGCAGATGGTAGGAGCTGGTTGGGATGGTGAAATGTTTGCGAACAAAAAAGTAGCTATGCTTTATGCAGGAAGCTGGGTAACAGGAGTCTTAGATGAAAATTCAAATGTTGGAGCGGTTCCGTTACCGGTTAAAGATGAAAAAGCTAGTATGCTTTATACAGCTGGTTGGGTAATATCTAAGAAATCTGAAAATCCAGAGGCAGCTATGAAACTAATTAAATTCTTATCTTCAGATGAAGAGCTTGTAAAAGGAAACAAAGCAGGTCTTATCGGTTTGCCACCAACCAAATCTGCAATGGATAAACTAGTGAAGGAAAAGAAAAATGATCCTTTCTTAGATGTGTACTCCAAAGTAGTTGAATATGGAACACCATTTGGATGGTTAAATCCTAAGTTCGTAGACGAATATAACAAGAAGATGGAAGTTCTAATGTATAAGCCAGGTGAGATAACTCCTGAAGAAGTAGCAAATCAACTTGCAAAATAA